One window of Parus major isolate Abel chromosome 12, Parus_major1.1, whole genome shotgun sequence genomic DNA carries:
- the LOC107210107 gene encoding translation initiation factor IF-2-like — translation THPTAAPRRPRGSAQRGNRPAPRRLPAPAGQEQSGAGGVLQAHGTKFRFRRGCGEPGRPGSHDGAGAQGPPGKRVRDTKKLIAAQTGTRWDNIVPEKWFTIFNAHVTLGDYEIHDGMNLQLCYQ, via the coding sequence ACTCACCCCACggccgccccgcgccgcccccgcGGATCCGCACAGAGGGGAAACCGGCCGGCCCCGCGCCGCCTGCCCGCGCCTGCCGGGCAGGAACAGAGCGGCGCCGGAGGGGTTTTACAGGCGCACGGAACCAAGTTCCGGTTCCGGCGCGGCTGTGGGGAACCAGGCCGGCCCGGCAGCCAtgatggagctggagctcaAGGACCCCCGGGAAAGAGAGTCCGGGACACGAAGAAACTGATCGCAGCGCAGACCGGCACCCGCTGGGACAACATCGTGCCGGAGAAATGGTTCACCATCTTCAATGCCCACGTCACGCTCGGGGACTATGAGATCCACGACGGGATGAACCTGCAGCTCTGCTACCAATAG